In the Populus trichocarpa isolate Nisqually-1 chromosome 1, P.trichocarpa_v4.1, whole genome shotgun sequence genome, CTTTATGGGTGTGTTTTCAATTAATTTGGTTTGTCATGTAAGTTACTGTTGGAGTGTTAAGATCACTGGCTTGCAACTAttagtttgttttcaatttactGTTGAATCTGCTACTTTGATTGTTGCAAACGCTTATGTGGAGTCTGGCTTTGCTTATTAGCTACTGGAATGGCCTAAAAGTTAATAATCTCTTTTACTATGAAAGGCAAGGTGAAATCTTTCTGGATATGAATGCCTCCATTATGCTGTTTCCGCAAACCTGTTTTTGGCAATCAGCTTCCGGATTATTTCTGCATTTTTCATAGTTTTGTTTGGAAGTACGGTCGagttgtgtttttgaaaaattttgaatgttttttttattaaattaaattttttgatactCATCAAGGATCGGTGATGCTCTGCAGTTTgttctctttattattaaaatccGCTTCCTTGAATAACAGAAGGGGGCGACcactgtagaaaaaaaaattgatccttgttttcttttaggtCATTAGTGCACGCCTAAGTTAAAGCTCAACTTtaacaaattctttaaatagaaagaaaaggttcGATTACAAGTCTCATGAGCAAgctatcatgaaataaaaattcacaTAAACGCGTCAATGAATTACAAATTctttaaatagaaagaaaaggttcaatTCAATAGCACCTTTGATGGGGTTGAAATTAAGAAAACCTCATTAAATGGGACCATAAGTTCCAGAGTTGCCATCAATGGCTACCGACAAGAAATTACTGGATCGGTTTTAACTTCAGTGAAGATGGAGCGACAGACTGAGCAACTAGCCATATAGCCTTTTCCACAGCATCCTGTTTTTCCTCCTCGATAGCCAAAAAAGCAGTCCGAACCTCAGTCCTGTCCACGATATGGAAAAACATCTTGACTCCTCTTCCCTGTCATTTAATTCCTTCCGGGGATCACGATCTTTCAAGAAATATGGCAACTAGACGATATTGTCTGAACGCGACGATCCTAACTCCTCTGTGCAAATTTCGTTTTCTTTGCAAGAAAAAAGGTCCgtgattatgattttttcaggGTTATCAATTATTCTGTAACTCATCTCAAGTTTTTGTTGCTAGCATTTTCGTCGTAAGGAAATGCCCAAGGTCCCAAGGATATGTTATGAGGTGTCGCAATTTTCCGCTCCGAAGCTtacatttttcattgatttgcCTCCTGTATGCCCAAGGTCCCTTGTTTAAGGGTACCATCCATCATTATTCCTTGCCCGGCCGACTGTCACGCTGTAAATTAATTCCCCCTGTGCGTATATGTGATTATATATGCATGATTTCATTCTCGTTGGTGGGAAAACATCTCTATATTTTGCATGATTTGGATGCTAATTTATCTCTCTGATTGACGTAGAAAATGTTGTATGTCTTTATGTTTAAATAGCTGAACATCCAAGCATGCTAGAACCATAAACTTTTCCATTAATTCTAGCATGGAGACTACGAAGCTTACAGCGGATACAGTTTCCAACTCAATAAACTACGCAAAAGTGATTACCTACCGACTGGGCATATTTGAGACCTATAAttgaaaatcttttaattttttaaggtttatatatatatatataacattaaatataattatttgtccacttacaaaaaaaaggagataTAAAAAGTGTAAtggtaggaaaaaaaagaatttattatatcatttattttacaaaatataactatacatataatataaatatttcaaatataatattatagacatATAATTATTCTTTGGTAATTGAagaacatttaaaataatttttttccctatggtatcctaattttataacaaattttatatgatttaaaatgtataattaccatataatattgtatttgaatgtgtttttttaataatattatgaaagtatTAAAGTATTTGAACATTTAAAGTATTAGATGCACTAATATACTTTTATGttgtatattaattatcttaatatattatttcatatataaatatattagtaatttattattttgtaataatattttattttaaaatattttattaatatatatatatatatatatatatatatatatatatatttatgtttttctttaactCGAAAATGAATTTCCTTAATGAATTTTCcacaatataatataatcatacatgaaagaattaaaaaaaatactttataagaGAATACATTCcagcaaataaatataaaagtcaATTATAGTTTGATACCTCATTTAAGGTTTgcccccttttttcttttttcttttttcttttttctttcgcCAATAACAACAACCACAATATTAACAATTCCAAATTCCAATGTCACGACAAAATGAAAGACCGAAATCTTCCACTAAACTTCTGATATACACGCGGGGGACCCTTCAAGcaacatttttatttcttagcaCAAAGTCTTCCTCAATGACTACTACTCACAATTACAGATCAGAAACCCTCCCCGGTCTTGATTTATCACGGCTTGGTTTTTGAGACCATATATTAAACATTACGCACAGGGAATTTCAGAATTCATTAGAGAGCTAGCGATGAATCCTGATCATTTTGATAATCAAGAGGCGGTCTGGGAATGGGGGTGGGAGAGGTGCATCCAGGAACCCACTGGAGATACCTCCTGTAAGTAATAACTGATCATTTATACTAGGAGCAGCTGTAGCTTTTGtatctttattaattattttattgtttgataaagggtttgtatttttatcttgCTTTGGTTTATTGGCGCCTCTAATTTTCCAAATCAAGATGCTGTGCCTTTGAGACTTTTGGCATGGCGGTAGCCGGTATGAATATGAACCCAAACTTATAAGCCGAATCTAGTTGATCCAAGATTCATAAAATTAACTCGCCCCCtcacaaaaaactaaaaaggaacatagaaaaaaagacaaaaaaaaaaaaaaaagttataagaaATGACGCTGTAGCTAACAAACAATTTTACCCGGTTACGGCTGTAATTATAACTGcagtgctctctctctctttttctgaGTATTTCCATATGCTGCATGTATAAAACTTAGCGTGAAAAGAAAACAGCAGCAGGACCACCCCCATCAGCTCATTTTTCTGATTTGTCTTGTGGTACTGTCCGAATTCAACAGTCTTGGATGCAGCAAAGGCAACGCCAAAGGCACAACTTGATAACATGGCTGCCGGAACAAGTACCACATCAGTACCCAAAACAGAAGATCGACGCGACAGGAAGAAAGGTTACGACAAAGCATATCGCGATCGTTGTAGGGTActcactttttttcttaattaatctatttattttcttgagtaGTACTGTGCTACATAAAAAACTGGtcgtttaatattttatatgcagGAAGACAAGAAAAGACAGGAGGATGAATTGAAGATGCAAGCGGTAGAAAATGCACGcttgaaggatgaaaatgaatcCCTGGTGAAGGAAAAAGATACCATATTGAGTCCAAAGCTGGAATTAGCAGCAAATGTGATAGATCAACTTAAAAGTGAAAATCACGACTTGAAACGTATTAGTGACCACCAAAAAATTCGTCTGGATGCATTAACcgaaaaaattgtaaatattttatatcccAGGCCTTACTAATTACTTGTTTATACACtcatatatttagtttatttaatcaCCAGATTTAGTTCAGGAATCAAAACAATCATATCTTATACTGCTTCGATGTTTATTCCCCGAACAGGCAAGCCACGATGAACTTAAAAGCCTCCGTGATGAAGTTGCACGATTGAGAGAAAACGTCAATATCCAGGATCCCAGGatgcaagaaaagaaacagCTCTTGGAAGAGCATCTGAGGTTAGCAAACGAAAACAGGCTGCTGGAATTGCAAAATGAGTTTTATTGCAGGATGATACAAAATGAGAGGCACCCTGGAAATTAAGGTTGAAGCTGAATAAGGTAACATGTCTATTTACCAGTTTAATTAACGATATCTTAGACAAATAACTTGCCATCTAATGAACTGTATTGCAGAGTGCCACATATAGCAGCGGGTTGCACGACTGCTATAATTAGATGCCGATCGTACTATAGATTATCTTGATGGCGCTCCTCTGCCTTCCAAATCACTTCACATGCAAACTCTCTATTAATATGTGACCACCCTTCGACGAATAaggaaaagaggaagaagatggcTTTATTGCGGCAGAACAATCAAAGGTCTTCCGTGTCGGTGTTGTGTTTGCCGGCGAATAAATGCTGGCGCCTGCTTCAATTTGTCACGCTTGTTTTATCTATCTATGTATCAACTCTcaagattaatttttctatcaatCGCCTCCTCTATTGATTAATGCTGGTCCTGGTAAGGTTTTAGTTACTTCCTTTTTGTTTCATGCTATATCCTTTAATGGGTAGATCATCATATTGATAACATATAcatctaatttaataaattattgatcaaCATTTCTATTAGAGAGTTCAACCTCGtttaacaatttatattttcattttaaaatgatttcagAAAAATgtcaccaaaaaaaatttaatgatgaCATAATCATAAATTTCAATCCAACTATCcgtatatattcttttaatcaaattaaaaggttagtttttttttgcttggattgttttattgttatttttttaattgatttatttttttattttattttttaatattaggttggttgaaaattagattttataattttatttatttattttttattgtgttatctTGATATTATGACCTGGGTTATAAATTTAGCAAGtgaacccgagttgactcatataattttttttgtttttttaatttaatatttattttcaagtttatcctttaatattgtaTTGATTAAggattgatattttataattgattttgatttactttctatagtgTTTTACGGTTTCATGACCCGAGTCGCTgatttaataggttaacctAAATCAATTCAACATGTCACcatctaaattgttttttaaaattacattgaaTATGTCGCCTGGTCAATCTTTAAAAAAGATGTCtaatttgtattatattttgatttcatgattaaattatttcttgaaaatgcattggcaatgcattgattt is a window encoding:
- the LOC18094074 gene encoding uncharacterized protein LOC18094074, whose protein sequence is MNPDHFDNQEAVWEWGWERCIQEPTGDTSFLDAAKATPKAQLDNMAAGTSTTSVPKTEDRRDRKKGYDKAYRDRCREDKKRQEDELKMQAVENARLKDENESLVKEKDTILSPKLELAANVIDQLKSENHDLKRISDHQKIRLDALTEKIASHDELKSLRDEVARLRENVNIQDPRMQEKKQLLEEHLRLANENRLLELQNEFYCRMIQNERHPGN